Proteins from a genomic interval of Musa acuminata AAA Group cultivar baxijiao chromosome BXJ1-9, Cavendish_Baxijiao_AAA, whole genome shotgun sequence:
- the LOC135592538 gene encoding transcription repressor OFP8-like, giving the protein MDKTCTSSSPCRSGLKHRFARMLLGSSCSSTATATDVINLSSSTLRQQLVPEESSICRSGDGQRKLRNPLSFPSNDGGHQHCVAPVVQGSVHRGARRSGHEIKKERRVTEIGERSKCPPAPPDSPMRNRYYRSHDEDKKKKACGRRGSSRRKATRKLLSSNGYGFSSSSSLDRNDELGLFSSGEEEEESGTLFSSKSFSSDSSEFYCNNNGRRKKNKKKSGSKSMKSNQPLRGTATGKLWPLASLSSAEKKHKAEAEMEVGFPVVKKSSDPYMDFRSSMVEMIVERQMSSASDMERLLHSYLSLNSHLHHPVILEAFLDTWEAILGE; this is encoded by the coding sequence ATGGATAAGACTTGCACAAGTAGTAGTCCTTGTAGAAGCGGGTTGAAGCATCGGTTCGCTCGAATGCTTCTTGGCTCCTCTTGCAGCTCCACCGCGACTGCTACCGATGTGATTAACCTTTCTAGCAGCACTCTCCGACAACAATTAGTGCCAGAAGAGTCCTCCATCTGCCGCTCCGGCGACGGTCAACGTAAGCTTCGCAACCCTTTGTCGTTCCCTTCAAACGATGGCGGCCACCAGCACTGCGTTGCTCCCGTCGTGCAAGGCTCTGTTCACCGTGGTGCCCGCCGCTCCGGTCACGAGATTAAAAAGGAGAGGAGAGTCACCGAGATTGGCGAGCGTAGCAAGTGCCCTCCCGCTCCTCCGGATTCTCCGATGAGGAATCGCTACTACCGCTCTCACGAcgaagacaagaagaagaaagcttgtgGGAGGAGAGGAAGCAGCCGAAGAAAGGCAACGAGGAAGCTGTTGTCAAGCAACGGTTATGGATTTAGCAGCTCTTCTTCCTTGGATCGCAACGACGAACTCGGTCTCTTCAGCAGcggcgaggaagaggaagagtcGGGAACTCTGTTCTCGTCGAAGAGCTTTTCTTCCGACTCCTCCGAGTTCTACTGCAACAACaacgggaggaggaagaagaacaagaagaagagcgGGAGCAAGAGCATGAAGAGCAACCAACCTTTGAGAGGGACCGCAACCGGTAAGCTTTGGCCATTGGCCTCCCTTTCCTCGGCAGAGAAGAAACACAAGGCAGAGGCAGAAATGGAGGTCGGATTCCCTGTGGTGAAGAAGTCCAGTGATCCGTACATGGATTTCCGAAGCTCCATGGTGGAGATGATCGTGGAGCGGCAAATGAGCAGCGCAAGCGACATGGAAAGGCTCCTCCACTCCTACCTTTCCCTGAACTCTCATCTCCACCACCCCGTAATCCTCGAGGCCTTCCTCGACACATGGGAAGCTATCCTGGGTGAATAA
- the LOC135592540 gene encoding mitochondrial import receptor subunit TOM7-1-like, with product MKGTEEAVRFDAEPDGMGSTACGSIRPDWYIGPRWETAAWEFGRGKGATRIFMASNVSLKGKEKAGKGSKASEERSAKCVKEWSTWAMKKAKVITHYGFIPFIVIIGMNSEPKPQLYQLLSPV from the exons ATGAAGGGGACAGAAGAGGCGGTGAGGTTTGATGCCGAGCCAGACGGGATGGGCAGTACGGCCTGCGGGAGTATTCGCCCAGACTG GTATATTGGGCCTCGGTGGGAGACGGCGGCTTGGGAATTCGGTCGAGGAAAAGGGGCGACAAGGATATTCATGGCTTCCAATGTTTCTCTCAAGGGGAAAGAAAAGGCCGGGAAGGGCTCCAAGGCGTCGGAGGAGCGGTCGGCCAAGTGCGTCAAGGAGTGGAGCACCTGGGCGATGAAGAAGGCCAAGGTGATCACCCACTACGGATTCATCCCCTTTATCGTCATCATCGGCATGAACTCCGAGCCCAAACCCCAACTCTACCAGCTCCTCAGCCCCGTCTGA